One window from the genome of Spiractinospora alimapuensis encodes:
- a CDS encoding GntR family transcriptional regulator — protein MPEPTSPAHTTASVSGGAPLADLLEEDIVLGRRFPRERLVEDELMEQFDVKRHVVRAALQELHNRGLVRRKPHAGAYVAAYGEKEVRDLYDLREVLEVSCARRVSLPVPRARLAELVEIQHRHDAAVGGGDARGVLQANLAFHRHLFSLADNDALVEAIDRYARMTHVIRSITITDPESLRRAQEEHWTMVDALRAGDTDLLADICRDHLRPSRDAYLRRVRTA, from the coding sequence GTGCCCGAACCAACCTCCCCGGCCCACACCACCGCGTCCGTTTCCGGCGGAGCGCCACTCGCCGACCTCCTCGAGGAGGACATCGTGCTCGGCCGCCGCTTCCCCCGGGAGCGACTGGTGGAGGACGAGCTGATGGAACAGTTCGACGTCAAACGGCACGTGGTACGCGCGGCGCTCCAGGAGCTGCACAACCGGGGGCTCGTGCGCCGTAAACCCCACGCCGGCGCGTACGTCGCCGCGTACGGCGAGAAGGAGGTGCGCGACCTCTACGACCTCCGGGAGGTGCTGGAGGTGAGTTGCGCGCGTCGCGTCTCCCTGCCGGTTCCGCGCGCGCGGCTCGCCGAACTCGTCGAGATCCAGCACCGCCACGACGCCGCGGTCGGCGGTGGCGACGCGCGGGGTGTCCTCCAGGCGAACCTCGCCTTCCACCGGCACCTGTTCTCTCTGGCCGACAACGACGCACTGGTGGAGGCGATCGACCGCTACGCACGCATGACCCACGTGATCCGGTCCATCACCATCACCGACCCCGAGTCCCTGCGCCGGGCCCAGGAGGAGCACTGGACCATGGTGGACGCTCTGCGCGCCGGCGACACCGATCTCCTCGCCGACATCTGCCGCGACCACCTGCGTCCCTCCCGCGACGCCTATCTGCGCCGCGTCCGCACGGCCTGA
- a CDS encoding RraA family protein, whose translation MGVGNRVLARPKSTVPPDVIRRFRDAQTPTPNVVDVMARFGTLRGLHRISGRYLAGIAITVRTRPSDNLMVHRALDLAEPGDVLVVDACGGSAHAIIGGLMARYASHRGIAGIVVDGAVRDVEDLNALGLPVFARGLNPNGPYKDGPGEINTPIGCGGEAVLPGDLILGDADGVVVVPQGDAESVERDADALRRHEDTVPEAITGDRWDRAWITEKLTENGCEHV comes from the coding sequence ATGGGCGTCGGCAACCGTGTCCTCGCCCGGCCGAAGTCCACGGTCCCCCCGGACGTGATCCGTCGCTTCCGGGACGCGCAGACCCCCACCCCCAACGTCGTCGACGTGATGGCACGGTTCGGAACGCTCCGCGGGCTCCACCGCATCAGCGGCCGCTACCTGGCCGGCATCGCGATCACCGTCCGCACCCGCCCTTCGGACAATCTGATGGTGCACCGCGCGCTGGACCTCGCGGAGCCGGGGGACGTGCTCGTCGTCGACGCCTGCGGCGGGAGCGCCCACGCCATCATCGGTGGACTGATGGCACGCTACGCGTCCCATCGGGGCATCGCCGGAATCGTCGTCGACGGCGCCGTGCGCGACGTCGAGGACCTGAACGCCCTCGGCCTGCCCGTGTTCGCCCGTGGGCTCAACCCCAACGGCCCCTACAAGGACGGCCCCGGAGAGATCAACACACCGATCGGTTGCGGTGGGGAGGCCGTCCTCCCCGGCGACCTGATCCTCGGCGACGCGGACGGAGTCGTCGTGGTCCCCCAGGGCGACGCCGAAAGCGTCGAGCGGGACGCGGACGCGCTGCGCCGACACGAGGACACCGTGCCCGAGGCGATCACCGGCGACCGGTGGGACCGCGCCTGGATCACCGAGAAACTCACCGAGAACGGATGTGAGCATGTCTGA
- the larB gene encoding nickel pincer cofactor biosynthesis protein LarB produces the protein MTSGGEGYTNLGFARVDTAREERQGVAECVYAPGKETDQIIAIVAELLRQSRGPVLVTRIPTPDADTVARALPGATHDPEARLLRWRDASPRSFRLAVVSAGTADTRVAAEAAGVARAVGLTVATFHDVGVAGIHRTLDCAAEIATYDAVVVVAGMEGGLASVIAGLVAVPVIAVPVSSGYGAALEGVTALLAMMSTCAAGLTVVNIDSGFGAAMAAHRLATTVESSTARHGSGEARR, from the coding sequence GTGACGAGCGGCGGCGAGGGGTACACCAACCTCGGGTTCGCCCGGGTCGACACCGCCCGCGAGGAGCGCCAGGGTGTCGCCGAGTGTGTCTACGCGCCCGGCAAGGAAACCGACCAGATCATCGCCATCGTGGCGGAACTGCTACGCCAGTCCCGCGGCCCGGTTCTGGTCACCAGGATCCCGACCCCAGACGCGGACACCGTCGCCCGGGCACTCCCTGGAGCCACCCACGACCCAGAGGCCCGGCTGTTGCGCTGGAGAGACGCCTCGCCACGGTCGTTCCGTCTCGCGGTGGTCAGCGCGGGCACGGCCGACACGCGGGTCGCCGCCGAGGCCGCCGGCGTCGCCCGCGCGGTCGGCCTGACGGTGGCGACGTTCCACGACGTCGGTGTGGCCGGTATACACCGAACACTGGACTGCGCCGCGGAGATCGCGACATACGACGCCGTGGTCGTGGTGGCCGGAATGGAGGGCGGGCTGGCCAGCGTCATCGCGGGCCTGGTCGCCGTCCCGGTGATCGCCGTGCCCGTGTCCTCCGGCTACGGTGCCGCCCTGGAGGGGGTGACCGCGTTGCTGGCCATGATGAGCACCTGCGCCGCGGGGCTGACCGTGGTCAACATCGACTCCGGCTTCGGTGCCGCGATGGCGGCCCACCGACTCGCGACCACCGTGGAGTCCAGCACCGCCCGCCACGGAAGCGGAGAGGCCCGCCGGTGA
- the larE gene encoding ATP-dependent sacrificial sulfur transferase LarE, whose translation MPTTPLERLRARLAAERRLIVAYSGGVDSALLAFVAARELGDGALAVTAVSPSLAARERGDARTFTTEHAIAHVEVRTDEANRPEYRANAGDRCYHCKSALFDALAPIARLSGASVALGTNLDDLGDHRPGQRAAGERGVLSPLVDAGFDKATVRNVSHELGLRTATKPAAPCLASRVAYGETVTPDVLARIEAAEEAVRALGFSDLRVRAHSQGTVARIEVPAHQVERAATLRGELDARVRASGFTFCSLDLGGLSSGRMNAVLPLVEVTTGGTQ comes from the coding sequence ATGCCGACGACACCACTGGAACGTCTCCGCGCCCGGCTCGCCGCGGAGAGGCGCCTCATCGTCGCCTACTCGGGCGGAGTGGACTCAGCCCTGCTCGCCTTCGTGGCGGCACGGGAGCTCGGTGACGGGGCACTCGCCGTGACCGCCGTGTCGCCGAGCCTGGCTGCGCGGGAGCGAGGTGACGCGCGTACTTTCACCACCGAGCACGCCATCGCGCACGTGGAGGTCCGCACGGACGAGGCCAACCGCCCCGAGTACCGGGCCAACGCCGGTGACCGCTGCTACCACTGCAAGAGTGCCCTGTTCGACGCCCTGGCACCCATCGCCCGCCTCTCGGGCGCGTCGGTGGCGTTGGGGACCAATCTCGACGATCTGGGGGACCACCGTCCGGGGCAACGCGCCGCCGGAGAGCGTGGTGTGCTGAGTCCCCTCGTGGACGCCGGCTTCGACAAGGCCACGGTGCGGAACGTCAGCCACGAGCTGGGGCTGCGCACCGCGACGAAACCGGCCGCGCCCTGCCTCGCCTCCCGTGTCGCCTACGGAGAGACCGTCACCCCCGACGTTCTCGCCCGGATCGAGGCCGCGGAGGAGGCCGTTCGTGCCCTGGGCTTCTCCGACCTACGCGTCCGAGCCCACTCCCAGGGCACCGTCGCCCGGATCGAGGTGCCCGCGCACCAGGTCGAACGCGCCGCCACCCTGCGCGGGGAACTCGACGCGCGGGTCCGGGCCAGCGGGTTCACCTTCTGTTCCCTCGACCTGGGCGGACTGTCCAGCGGCCGGATGAACGCCGTCCTGCCACTCGTCGAGGTCACCACCGGAGGAACCCAGTGA
- a CDS encoding dihydroxy-acid dehydratase, which yields MMGDRARPLGLRGNLTNYGDSEFALFLRTAFIKGAGYTDDALDRTVVGIVNTGSGFNPCHGTMPQLVDAVKRGVMLAGGLPVEFPTISLHESFAQPTSMYLRNLMSMDTEEMIRALPVDAVVLIGGCDKTVPAQLMGAASAGVPAVQLVTGSMLTGSYRGRQVGACTDCRAYWGRYRGGEIDDAEIAEVNQQLVSSMGTCSVAGTASTMACVAEALGVALPGSATPPAVTADRTRVAERTGRRATELAREGLAIGDVLTEAAFENALTVLLALGGSTNGIVHLAAVAGRLGYTLDLDRFDAMSERTPVLVDLKPAGDHYMEDLHRAGGVPRLLHELRDLLDLDALTVTGRTLGEELDDAPPPFDQDVIRPRANPVYPAGSIAVLHGNLAPNGAIIKRAAASQELLEHRGRAVVFRDAADLAARIDDDALDVSSDDVLVLQRIGPLGGPGMPEAGYLPIPSRLARQGVRDMVRVSDGRMSGTASGTIVLHVSPEAAAGGALAQVRTGDMIRLSVAERRIDVEVSTDELERRAAEADTADAEAVSRPGRGYGRLFAEQVTQAEDGVDFAFLRAEDYRGVIPRA from the coding sequence ATGATGGGTGATCGGGCACGCCCGCTGGGTCTGCGGGGAAACCTCACCAACTACGGAGATTCCGAGTTCGCGCTGTTCCTGCGTACGGCCTTCATCAAGGGCGCGGGTTACACCGACGACGCGCTCGACCGCACCGTGGTGGGCATCGTCAACACCGGCAGCGGGTTCAACCCCTGCCACGGCACCATGCCGCAACTCGTGGACGCGGTGAAACGCGGCGTCATGCTGGCCGGAGGCCTTCCGGTGGAGTTCCCCACCATCTCACTGCACGAGAGCTTCGCCCAGCCCACCAGCATGTACCTGCGCAACCTGATGTCGATGGACACCGAGGAGATGATCCGGGCCCTCCCGGTCGACGCGGTGGTGCTCATCGGAGGTTGTGACAAGACGGTTCCCGCCCAGCTCATGGGTGCCGCGTCCGCGGGTGTTCCCGCGGTCCAGCTCGTCACCGGATCCATGCTCACCGGGTCGTACCGAGGGCGTCAGGTGGGTGCCTGCACCGACTGTCGGGCCTACTGGGGCCGGTACCGCGGTGGCGAGATCGACGACGCCGAGATCGCCGAGGTCAACCAGCAGCTCGTCAGCAGCATGGGAACGTGTTCGGTCGCCGGTACGGCGAGCACCATGGCCTGCGTCGCCGAGGCCCTGGGAGTCGCCCTCCCCGGCAGCGCGACCCCACCCGCTGTCACCGCCGACCGTACCCGGGTGGCCGAACGCACCGGACGCCGCGCGACGGAACTCGCCCGCGAGGGGTTGGCCATCGGCGACGTCCTCACCGAAGCGGCGTTCGAGAACGCCCTTACGGTGCTGCTCGCCCTCGGCGGTTCGACCAACGGGATCGTCCACCTGGCCGCGGTCGCCGGGCGGCTCGGCTACACCCTCGACCTGGACCGGTTCGACGCGATGAGCGAACGAACCCCCGTCCTGGTCGACCTCAAGCCCGCCGGCGACCACTACATGGAGGACCTCCACCGCGCGGGCGGCGTCCCCCGACTGCTCCACGAACTCCGGGACCTGCTCGACCTCGACGCCCTCACCGTTACCGGCCGCACGCTCGGGGAGGAACTCGACGACGCGCCACCCCCCTTTGACCAGGACGTCATCCGCCCTCGCGCCAATCCCGTCTATCCGGCCGGAAGCATCGCCGTGCTGCACGGCAACCTCGCGCCCAACGGCGCCATCATCAAACGGGCGGCGGCCTCCCAGGAGCTCCTGGAACACCGGGGGCGTGCCGTGGTGTTCCGCGACGCGGCCGACCTGGCCGCGCGGATCGACGACGACGCGCTGGACGTCTCCTCCGACGACGTTCTGGTCCTGCAACGGATCGGCCCGTTGGGCGGTCCCGGCATGCCCGAGGCGGGGTATCTCCCGATCCCGTCCCGACTCGCGCGACAGGGAGTCCGCGACATGGTGCGTGTCTCCGACGGACGCATGTCGGGAACCGCGTCGGGAACCATCGTGCTGCACGTCTCCCCCGAGGCCGCCGCGGGCGGCGCGCTCGCGCAGGTACGCACCGGCGACATGATCCGGCTCAGCGTCGCCGAACGGCGGATCGACGTGGAGGTCTCCACCGACGAACTCGAACGACGGGCCGCCGAGGCGGACACGGCGGACGCGGAGGCCGTGTCCCGACCGGGGCGGGGCTATGGACGACTCTTCGCCGAACAGGTCACCCAGGCCGAGGACGGTGTGGACTTCGCGTTCCTCCGCGCCGAGGACTACCGGGGGGTGATCCCCCGAGCCTGA
- a CDS encoding Ldh family oxidoreductase codes for MSDNSRVAVNPLRNVVTRIFTAAGLSEEGAATTADHLVQAELRGVSSHGVSRTAVYVERVRSGLVDPRPTMRTEAETPVSARLDGGNGPGIVVARAAMETAIDKAKASGMGAVAVHRSNHCGMLAYYTSAAADRGLIALATTSAPPTMAPWGAAAPFFGTNPLSYAVPVAGERPNIVFDMATSTVARGKIILADKKGEPIPIGWALDASGSPTQDPAAGVQGTMLPLGGAKGSGLALLVDILSGVLSGANYGPHIPPLYDNPHTEQDVGHFFLAMNPDLFTAPGEFADRMAGVAEEVTALRPATDHSRVYLPGEPEAVRAAENLEAGLDLAPEVRAEIAATADALDVSIPDLAYLV; via the coding sequence ATGTCTGACAACTCCCGTGTCGCCGTCAACCCCCTGCGCAACGTGGTGACACGGATCTTCACCGCCGCCGGGCTGTCCGAAGAGGGAGCCGCGACGACGGCGGACCACCTCGTCCAGGCCGAGCTCCGCGGGGTGTCCTCCCACGGGGTCAGCCGCACGGCCGTCTACGTCGAACGCGTCCGCTCCGGCCTCGTCGACCCCCGCCCCACCATGCGCACCGAGGCGGAGACGCCCGTGAGCGCTCGGCTCGACGGGGGCAACGGCCCCGGGATCGTCGTCGCCCGCGCCGCCATGGAAACCGCCATCGACAAGGCGAAGGCCAGTGGGATGGGAGCCGTCGCGGTTCACCGATCCAACCACTGCGGCATGCTCGCCTACTACACCAGTGCCGCGGCGGACCGGGGCCTCATCGCTCTCGCCACGACCAGCGCGCCCCCCACGATGGCGCCGTGGGGCGCCGCCGCCCCGTTCTTCGGCACCAACCCGCTGTCCTACGCCGTTCCCGTCGCCGGTGAGCGGCCCAACATCGTGTTCGACATGGCGACCAGCACGGTGGCCCGCGGCAAGATCATCCTCGCGGACAAGAAGGGGGAACCGATCCCCATCGGGTGGGCCCTGGACGCTTCCGGATCCCCTACCCAGGACCCCGCAGCGGGTGTCCAGGGGACCATGCTCCCGCTCGGCGGCGCCAAAGGCTCGGGCCTGGCCCTGCTGGTCGACATCCTCTCGGGTGTGCTGTCGGGGGCCAACTACGGCCCTCACATCCCGCCGCTGTACGACAACCCCCACACCGAGCAGGACGTGGGCCACTTCTTCCTCGCGATGAACCCCGACCTGTTCACCGCACCGGGGGAGTTCGCCGACCGCATGGCGGGCGTCGCCGAGGAGGTGACGGCTCTCCGGCCGGCCACGGACCACTCCCGCGTCTACCTCCCGGGAGAACCCGAGGCCGTTCGCGCGGCGGAGAACCTCGAGGCGGGTCTCGACCTGGCTCCGGAGGTTCGCGCCGAGATCGCGGCGACGGCGGACGCGCTGGATGTCAGCATCCCGGACCTCGCATACCTGGTCTGA
- the larC gene encoding nickel pincer cofactor biosynthesis protein LarC, whose translation MILHLNPSAGVSGDMLLGALLDLGAPLDDVRRILASTGVRGWRLTQDRVAKHGIMATAARVEVEDDTATSRTAAELIAHAARVDVDSVALTAQRALRAVAEVEARLHGTDPDHVHLHELGGLDTIVDIVGSAAAMHLLGVERVVSAPVGLGQGRVSTQHGWLPAPAPATMALLRGASVVGIDVPAETVTPTGAALLTAIDTTYGPFPAGVVGETGYGAGTRDLPDRPNVLQATLLETATDRIPPAEELVVLETNVDDATGEVLGHLVGAAMDAGAADAWITPAVMKKNRPAHVVHVLCRETEAAMLEELVLRHTGSLGIRRSPTLRRAVPRRVTTVDVGGHPVRVKHGPWHAKPEHDDVVAAADALGVPPLTVASRVRRHLAGRPGTAPPEPD comes from the coding sequence GTGATCCTCCATCTCAATCCCAGCGCCGGCGTCTCCGGCGACATGCTGCTCGGAGCCCTGCTGGACCTGGGGGCGCCACTGGACGACGTACGGCGGATCCTCGCGAGCACCGGCGTCCGGGGCTGGCGGCTGACCCAGGACCGCGTCGCCAAGCACGGAATCATGGCCACCGCCGCCCGCGTCGAGGTCGAGGACGACACCGCCACGTCACGCACGGCCGCGGAGCTCATCGCCCACGCGGCACGGGTCGACGTCGATTCCGTCGCCCTGACCGCCCAACGCGCGCTGCGAGCCGTCGCCGAGGTGGAAGCCCGCCTCCACGGGACCGATCCCGACCACGTCCATCTCCACGAGCTCGGCGGACTGGACACGATCGTGGACATCGTCGGTTCCGCCGCGGCGATGCACCTGTTGGGGGTCGAGCGCGTCGTCTCGGCACCGGTGGGTCTCGGGCAGGGCCGGGTGTCCACCCAGCACGGCTGGCTGCCGGCGCCCGCGCCCGCCACGATGGCGCTGCTCCGCGGAGCGAGCGTGGTCGGAATCGACGTCCCGGCCGAGACGGTCACCCCGACGGGGGCGGCGCTGCTGACCGCGATCGACACCACCTACGGGCCGTTCCCGGCCGGGGTCGTGGGGGAGACGGGCTACGGCGCGGGCACGCGGGACCTCCCCGACCGCCCCAACGTCCTGCAGGCGACACTCCTCGAGACCGCCACGGACCGGATTCCCCCGGCTGAGGAACTCGTGGTGCTGGAGACCAACGTGGACGACGCCACCGGGGAGGTGCTGGGACACCTCGTCGGGGCCGCGATGGACGCCGGGGCCGCCGACGCGTGGATCACCCCGGCGGTCATGAAGAAGAACCGGCCCGCGCACGTCGTGCACGTCCTGTGCCGGGAGACGGAGGCGGCGATGCTGGAGGAGCTGGTCCTGCGCCACACCGGCAGTCTGGGTATCCGGCGCTCGCCCACGCTCCGCAGAGCCGTGCCGCGCCGGGTGACGACGGTCGACGTCGGCGGCCACCCCGTGCGGGTCAAGCACGGCCCCTGGCACGCGAAACCCGAGCACGACGACGTGGTCGCGGCCGCCGACGCCCTCGGTGTCCCTCCGCTGACCGTGGCGTCGCGGGTCCGCCGACACCTGGCCGGAAGGCCCGGCACCGCCCCACCCGAACCCGACTGA
- a CDS encoding DUF362 domain-containing protein → MTTRTSSVLHHVPMHRIRRTLPSFALEDPEETTFRQTRCLLDEHGALAGARVAITAGSRGIHGIPQLLRGVVRAVRDAGGSPFLFSAMGSHGGGTAQGQRDILTSLGITEEATGAPISCSDEVAHLGETTGPRAGLPVRFAREAAEADMIIPVNRIKPHTSFHGPHESGLLKMLTVGAGRAHGASMVHRLGWHHMVEAIDSIATTVLDRLPVVGGIAIVQDAHEHPAVIEAIPAAELRHHEERLLDRARRLLPRLPVDRLDALIVRSMGKAYSGSGMDTNVIGRLRLEGMDEPAVPAIRALGVLDLDAGSHGNATGVGLADFTTERLVAKLDRESTYLNCLTSGGPQRAAVPMTFPSDSALVAAMARMLKPQPGEENTIRMAMIDNTLHLETLWISTALLPEIRDREEITILESTPGLRFDAAGAVAA, encoded by the coding sequence ATGACAACCAGGACCAGCTCCGTTCTGCACCACGTCCCGATGCACAGGATTCGCCGCACCCTGCCGTCGTTCGCACTCGAGGACCCCGAGGAGACCACGTTTCGCCAGACCCGCTGTCTCCTCGACGAACACGGTGCGCTGGCCGGCGCGCGGGTCGCGATCACGGCGGGAAGCCGCGGCATACACGGCATCCCACAGCTCCTCCGCGGAGTGGTGCGCGCGGTCCGTGACGCCGGCGGATCGCCCTTCCTGTTCTCCGCCATGGGCAGCCACGGCGGTGGCACCGCACAGGGACAGCGCGACATCCTCACCTCCCTGGGCATCACGGAGGAAGCCACGGGAGCACCCATTAGCTGCTCCGACGAGGTCGCGCACCTCGGGGAGACCACCGGCCCCCGTGCCGGCCTGCCGGTCCGGTTCGCCCGAGAAGCCGCCGAGGCGGACATGATCATCCCGGTCAACCGGATCAAACCCCACACCTCGTTCCACGGCCCGCACGAGAGCGGGCTGTTGAAGATGCTGACCGTCGGGGCGGGAAGGGCGCACGGCGCGTCCATGGTGCACCGGCTGGGGTGGCACCACATGGTCGAGGCGATCGACTCCATCGCCACAACGGTCCTGGACCGCCTCCCGGTGGTCGGCGGCATCGCCATCGTGCAGGACGCCCACGAGCACCCGGCGGTGATCGAGGCGATCCCGGCCGCCGAGCTGCGCCACCACGAGGAGCGCCTGCTGGACCGCGCCCGGCGGCTCCTCCCGCGGCTGCCCGTGGACCGTCTCGACGCCCTCATCGTCCGATCGATGGGCAAGGCATACAGCGGATCCGGGATGGACACCAACGTCATCGGACGTCTCCGGTTGGAGGGCATGGACGAACCGGCGGTCCCCGCCATCCGCGCCCTCGGGGTCCTCGACCTGGACGCCGGCTCGCACGGCAACGCCACCGGGGTCGGCCTCGCCGACTTCACCACAGAACGGCTCGTCGCCAAACTCGACCGCGAGAGCACCTACCTGAACTGTCTGACCAGCGGCGGACCACAACGCGCGGCGGTGCCCATGACGTTCCCCTCCGACTCCGCCCTCGTGGCCGCCATGGCCCGGATGCTCAAACCCCAACCCGGTGAGGAGAACACGATCCGAATGGCGATGATCGACAACACGCTGCACCTGGAAACGCTATGGATCTCCACGGCCCTACTGCCCGAGATCCGGGACCGGGAGGAGATCACGATCCTGGAGTCCACGCCCGGCCTCCGCTTCGACGCGGCCGGAGCGGTGGCGGCGTGA